A stretch of Brassica rapa cultivar Chiifu-401-42 chromosome A08, CAAS_Brap_v3.01, whole genome shotgun sequence DNA encodes these proteins:
- the LOC103835692 gene encoding ras-related protein RABG3b, translated as MSMRRRSLLKVIVLGDSGVGKTSLMNQYVNNKFSQQYKATIGADFVTKELQIDDRLVTLQIWDTAGQERFQSLGVAFYRGADCCVLVYDVNYLKSFDSLDNWHEEFLKQASPRDPTAFPFILLGNKVDIDGGNSRVVSEKKAREWCAQKGNICYYETSAKEDYNVDESFLCITKLALANERDQDIYFQGIPESGSEPEQRGGCAC; from the exons ATGTCGATGCGAAGAAGAAGTTTGCTTAAAGTTATTGTCCTTGGAGACAGCGG GGTTGGCAAAACATCGTTGATGAATCA ATATGTGAATAATAAGTTTAGTCAACAGTACAAAGCCACGATTGGAGCTGATTTTGTCACCAAGGAGCTTCAAATCGATGACAGGCTCGTCACACTCCAA ATTTGGGACACTGCTGGGCAAGAGAGGTTCCAGAGTCTTGGTGTTGCTTTCTATAGAGGTGCAGATTGTTGTGTGCTTGTTTATGATGTTAACTACCTCAAGTCATTTGATTCTCTGGACAATTGGCACGAGGAGTTTCTTAAGCAG GCTAGCCCACGGGATCCAACGGCCTTCCCGTTCATATTGCTTGGTAACAAGGTTGATATTGATGGAGGAAACAGTCGAGTG GTATCAGAGAAGAAAGCTAGAGAATGGTGTGCTCAAAAGGGAAACATATGCTATTACGAGACATCGGCTAAAGAAGATTACAATGTAGATGAATCGTTCTTGTGCATCACAAAACTTGCCCTTGCCAATGAGCGCGACCAAGATAT ATATTTTCAGGGGATTCCAGAGTCTGGTTCAGAGCCTGAGCAAAGAGGAGGATGTGCTTGCTGA
- the LOC103835693 gene encoding uncharacterized protein LOC103835693 isoform X1, translating to MLTFPLCGCELSSESKTLAFAASLISISQTRRQIVLGRRDSVKVSAAKSGNFSLGSIFKSCDTCGAKGAIECPGCKGTGRNKKNGNIFERWKCFDCQGFGMKSCPKCGKGGLTPEQRGER from the exons ATGTTGACATTCCCACTTTGTGGTTGTGAGTTATCTTCAGAATCCAAGACTCTAGCTTTTGCTGCTTCACTGATTTCTATCTCGCAAACCAGAAGACAGATTGTGCTGGGACGACGCGATTCCGTCAAAGTTTCTGCAGCAAAATCCGGAAATTTCTCCCTTGGTTCG ATATTCAAAAGCTGTGACACTTGTGGAGCCAAAGGAGCAATTGAGTGCCCCGGTTGCAAG GGAACAGGTAGAAATAAGAAGAATGGAAATATTTTCGAGAGGTGGAA ATGTTTTGATTGCCAAGGATTCGGTATGAAGAGCTGTCCTAAATGTGGCAAGGGAGGTTTGACGCCAGAACAGAGAGGGGAAAGATAG
- the LOC103835693 gene encoding uncharacterized protein LOC103835693 isoform X2, whose product MLTFPLCGCELSSESKTLAFAASLISISQTRRQIVLGRRDSVKVSAAKSGNFSLGSIFKSCDTCGAKGAIECPGCKGTGRNKKNGNIFERWKKCKCVDVLIAKDSV is encoded by the exons ATGTTGACATTCCCACTTTGTGGTTGTGAGTTATCTTCAGAATCCAAGACTCTAGCTTTTGCTGCTTCACTGATTTCTATCTCGCAAACCAGAAGACAGATTGTGCTGGGACGACGCGATTCCGTCAAAGTTTCTGCAGCAAAATCCGGAAATTTCTCCCTTGGTTCG ATATTCAAAAGCTGTGACACTTGTGGAGCCAAAGGAGCAATTGAGTGCCCCGGTTGCAAG GGAACAGGTAGAAATAAGAAGAATGGAAATATTTTCGAGAGGTGGAA AAAGTGCAAATGTGTAGATGTTTTGATTGCCAAGGATTCGGTATGA